In one window of Frigoriglobus tundricola DNA:
- a CDS encoding Gfo/Idh/MocA family protein — MIKLGILDFDTSHCVEFTRRLNHIGDDKDQFVEGAKVVIGCPGESKLSPERVKGYTEQMTKCGVPLVDKPADMIGKVDGVLIEAVDGTVHYERARPFLEAGIPCFIDKPFACSLEDAKKIAALAAKKKVAVFSSSSLRYAPDVAEYVADAKHGAIAGCVAYGPAALSPVPERNGGLFHYGIHAVEILYTLMGPGCKRVTCTVEKDVDVATGVWADGRVASVRGTRKPSSGYGFTSFAEKGVKAVAVDTKLIYRELLKKVVELFKTGKPPLDIAETIEIIAFIEAANKSGANHGTVESIRV, encoded by the coding sequence ATGATCAAGCTCGGCATTCTCGACTTCGACACGTCGCACTGTGTCGAGTTCACCCGCCGTCTGAACCACATCGGTGACGACAAAGACCAGTTCGTCGAAGGCGCGAAGGTCGTCATCGGTTGTCCGGGCGAATCGAAGCTCTCGCCCGAGCGCGTGAAGGGCTACACCGAGCAGATGACGAAGTGCGGCGTGCCGCTGGTGGACAAGCCCGCGGACATGATCGGCAAAGTGGACGGGGTGCTGATCGAGGCCGTAGACGGTACGGTCCACTACGAGCGCGCCAGGCCGTTCCTCGAAGCCGGCATCCCGTGCTTCATCGACAAGCCCTTTGCGTGCTCCCTTGAGGACGCGAAGAAGATCGCCGCTCTGGCCGCCAAGAAGAAGGTGGCGGTGTTCTCGTCGTCGTCGCTCCGTTACGCGCCAGATGTGGCGGAGTACGTTGCGGACGCAAAGCACGGCGCGATCGCCGGGTGTGTGGCGTACGGTCCGGCGGCGCTGTCACCGGTCCCGGAGCGCAACGGCGGACTGTTCCATTACGGCATCCACGCCGTCGAGATCCTTTACACACTCATGGGTCCGGGCTGCAAGCGCGTCACCTGCACCGTCGAGAAGGACGTGGACGTGGCGACCGGCGTCTGGGCCGACGGCCGCGTGGCGAGCGTGCGGGGCACGCGCAAGCCGTCGAGCGGTTACGGGTTCACCAGCTTCGCAGAAAAGGGAGTGAAGGCCGTTGCGGTGGATACGAAACTGATCTACCGCGAACTCCTCAAGAAAGTTGTGGAGCTGTTCAAGACCGGCAAACCGCCGCTGGACATCGCGGAAACAATCGAAATCATCGCGTTCATCGAAGCGGCCAACAAGAGCGGAGCGAACCACGGGACCGTGGAGTCGATCAGGGTGTAA
- a CDS encoding ABC transporter permease: protein MLTPRQFVLRNLAYHARGNFAVLLGVAVGSAVLTGALLVGDSLRGSLRARVERQLGGIDAVAFFPRPVRAGVADGLPGSVAPVLLLAGSVQAGRDATAPALGHVTVLGVDDRFKPGTDSTVEWSGTTRQIVLSSRVADKLGAKAGDTVRLGVERFSDLPRSSSLAKRTTDDTTATEAFTVAAVLPADAAENDFNLTPNPSAPLNVFVPLRALARMLTGDNTPTATVLLARGAPAEDLNPALRTRLTAEDYGLKFREIDRRLGRGGYLSVESTELILPPAVSAAISAAAKDLDRRAEPTVVYVADTLSFGGKEIPYPIVAGLNVVAEVPLGPFLPKDVTALGDGEVVLLDWPGSELKGLSAGSQLRVTYFDPEVEGEGRLKEADLALRGYIPLTGAARDKDLTPEIRGVTDEKADLYNWDRPPVLPKEKIRKRVPEKPVPHPRGKFFSENKAVPMAYVNLPTARKLFGSRYGSDTSVRVAPAPGETLEQLDDHLHAALLKHLDPKAAGLVFDPIRERLLTASKGGNDFGMLFLGFSCFLIAAALMLVGLLFRLSLDRRAKEIGLLLATGFAVRQVRRLLLTEGQIVAAVGAALGLVAAVAYNRLLLTVLLDLWPDSEVRTYLKPHATSLSFGLGFVSTVAMALVALWWSVRGLVRVAPPALLRGETTVAPDAIGSPARLTKGLALVSLVLGIGCVAAGGAVDNPDFQAMTFFGGGGLLLTAALAVTRVWMLRTRHATVNGRGTPALAQLGARNAARNPTRSLLTAALLAAAAFLLVAVESFRRQPDKEFLERTGGSGGFNLIAETDVPVFQTFGSGPGRADLEHQLKRAYAPKDADPDAPPDTPAYRAVKAELDSGLEEVFPLRLRGGDDASCMNLFRAARPRVLGVPQSLTAGEKRFKFYETLAKTEEEKANPWRLLENPDKTGPVPVFCEQNTAQWMLKKAVGDEYTMPGDDGRDVTFRIVGTLVDSPFQSELIASDEEFSRVFPKQSGYRVFLVRTAPGQEPAVARALEVGFRANGLTATPTRDRVASFQAIIGAYLSTFQVLGGFGLLLGVLGLAVVILRGVWERTGELALLRALGYRTAALQFLVIVENALLLVIGIGSGVVAALASVAPHVASGAAVPWVRLAGMLGLVLVVGFVVASAATAGILRVPVIPALRRE from the coding sequence ATGCTGACCCCACGCCAGTTCGTTCTCCGCAATCTCGCGTACCACGCGCGGGGCAACTTCGCAGTTCTGCTGGGCGTGGCCGTTGGCTCGGCGGTGTTAACCGGCGCCCTGCTGGTCGGCGATTCGCTGCGCGGGAGCTTGCGCGCACGCGTCGAACGGCAATTGGGTGGCATCGACGCGGTCGCGTTCTTCCCGCGCCCGGTGCGCGCGGGGGTCGCGGACGGCCTGCCCGGTTCCGTCGCCCCGGTGCTGCTGCTAGCGGGCTCCGTGCAGGCGGGCCGCGACGCGACCGCGCCGGCCCTCGGCCACGTCACCGTTCTCGGCGTCGATGACCGGTTCAAACCCGGCACCGACTCGACCGTGGAGTGGAGCGGGACGACGCGGCAAATCGTGCTTTCGTCCCGGGTCGCGGACAAGCTCGGCGCGAAGGCCGGCGACACGGTGCGGCTCGGGGTCGAGCGCTTTTCGGACCTGCCGCGGTCGTCGTCGCTCGCGAAGCGAACCACCGACGACACGACCGCAACTGAAGCGTTCACGGTCGCCGCCGTGCTGCCCGCTGACGCGGCCGAGAACGACTTCAATCTGACCCCGAACCCGAGCGCGCCGCTGAACGTGTTCGTCCCGCTCCGGGCGCTCGCCCGGATGCTGACCGGCGACAACACGCCGACCGCAACTGTCCTTCTCGCCCGCGGCGCTCCGGCCGAAGACCTGAACCCGGCGCTCCGCACGCGCTTGACGGCAGAGGACTACGGCCTGAAGTTCCGCGAGATCGACCGCCGACTCGGCCGGGGCGGCTATCTCAGTGTGGAATCGACCGAACTCATCCTCCCGCCGGCCGTTTCGGCCGCGATTTCGGCCGCCGCGAAGGACCTGGACCGGCGCGCGGAACCGACCGTGGTGTACGTCGCCGACACGCTCTCGTTTGGCGGAAAGGAGATCCCGTACCCGATCGTCGCCGGGTTGAACGTGGTCGCGGAAGTGCCGCTCGGGCCGTTCCTGCCGAAGGACGTGACGGCGCTCGGTGACGGCGAGGTCGTACTGCTCGACTGGCCCGGTTCGGAACTCAAAGGGCTGAGCGCCGGCTCCCAGCTCCGTGTCACCTACTTCGACCCGGAAGTAGAGGGTGAGGGGCGGTTGAAGGAAGCGGACCTCGCCCTCCGCGGTTACATCCCGCTAACCGGGGCGGCGCGGGACAAGGACCTCACGCCCGAGATCCGCGGCGTAACCGACGAAAAGGCCGATCTCTACAACTGGGACCGTCCGCCGGTGCTACCGAAGGAGAAGATTCGCAAGCGCGTGCCTGAGAAACCCGTTCCGCACCCGCGCGGGAAGTTCTTCAGCGAGAACAAGGCCGTTCCGATGGCCTACGTCAACCTCCCTACGGCCCGAAAGCTGTTCGGCAGTCGGTACGGGTCGGACACGTCGGTCCGCGTCGCGCCCGCGCCCGGCGAGACGCTGGAACAGCTCGACGACCACCTCCACGCGGCACTCCTGAAGCACCTCGATCCGAAGGCCGCGGGGCTGGTGTTCGACCCGATCCGCGAGCGCCTGCTCACCGCGAGCAAAGGCGGAAACGACTTCGGAATGCTGTTTCTCGGGTTCAGTTGTTTCCTGATCGCGGCGGCGCTCATGCTCGTCGGGTTGCTGTTTCGCCTGTCGCTGGACCGACGCGCGAAGGAAATCGGTCTCCTTCTAGCTACCGGTTTTGCCGTGAGACAAGTCCGGCGGTTGCTCCTCACCGAGGGCCAGATCGTGGCCGCGGTGGGCGCGGCGCTCGGCCTCGTCGCGGCGGTTGCTTACAACCGGCTGCTGCTGACGGTGCTCCTCGACCTGTGGCCCGATTCGGAGGTCCGCACCTACCTCAAGCCGCACGCCACGTCACTGAGTTTCGGACTCGGGTTCGTGTCCACGGTGGCGATGGCGCTCGTGGCCCTGTGGTGGAGCGTGCGGGGCCTCGTGAGGGTCGCCCCTCCCGCACTCCTGCGTGGCGAAACGACGGTCGCGCCCGACGCGATCGGATCGCCGGCCCGATTGACGAAGGGACTCGCGCTCGTGTCGCTCGTACTCGGAATCGGCTGTGTCGCGGCCGGCGGCGCCGTGGACAACCCGGACTTCCAGGCGATGACGTTTTTCGGCGGCGGCGGGCTGCTCCTCACTGCGGCGCTCGCTGTCACTCGGGTCTGGATGCTGCGCACCCGGCACGCCACCGTGAACGGGCGCGGAACCCCCGCTCTCGCCCAACTCGGCGCGCGAAACGCGGCCCGCAACCCGACCCGCAGCTTACTCACCGCAGCGCTTCTGGCCGCCGCGGCGTTCCTGCTGGTTGCGGTAGAGAGCTTCCGCCGCCAGCCCGACAAGGAGTTCCTGGAGAGGACCGGCGGGAGCGGCGGGTTCAACCTGATTGCGGAAACCGATGTTCCCGTCTTTCAGACCTTCGGTTCCGGACCGGGCCGCGCGGACCTGGAGCACCAGTTGAAGCGGGCTTACGCGCCCAAGGACGCCGACCCCGACGCGCCGCCGGACACCCCCGCGTATCGCGCGGTGAAAGCCGAACTCGATTCGGGACTGGAGGAGGTCTTCCCGCTCCGCCTTCGTGGCGGCGATGATGCGAGTTGTATGAACCTCTTCCGGGCCGCGCGCCCGCGCGTGTTGGGCGTTCCTCAATCGCTCACCGCGGGCGAAAAGCGGTTCAAGTTCTACGAAACGCTGGCGAAGACCGAGGAGGAGAAGGCGAACCCGTGGCGCCTGCTCGAGAACCCCGACAAGACCGGGCCGGTCCCGGTGTTCTGCGAGCAGAACACCGCGCAGTGGATGCTCAAAAAAGCCGTGGGCGACGAGTACACGATGCCCGGCGACGACGGCCGGGACGTCACGTTCCGCATCGTCGGCACGCTCGTCGACAGCCCGTTTCAAAGTGAGCTGATCGCGAGCGACGAGGAGTTCAGTCGGGTGTTCCCGAAGCAGAGCGGCTACCGCGTGTTCCTTGTCCGCACGGCCCCCGGCCAGGAGCCGGCGGTCGCGCGAGCACTCGAAGTCGGGTTCCGCGCCAACGGGCTCACGGCCACGCCCACGCGCGACCGCGTCGCATCGTTCCAGGCGATCATCGGCGCGTACCTGTCCACGTTCCAGGTGCTCGGCGGGTTCGGCCTCCTCCTCGGCGTGCTCGGGCTCGCGGTGGTGATCCTCCGCGGCGTGTGGGAGCGAACGGGCGAACTCGCGCTGCTCCGCGCCCTGGGCTACCGAACGGCGGCCCTTCAGTTCCTCGTCATCGTGGAGAACGCGTTGTTGCTTGTGATCGGGATCGGGAGCGGGGTCGTGGCGGCGCTGGCGTCGGTGGCACCTCACGTCGCGAGCGGGGCCGCGGTGCCCTGGGTCCGGCTCGCGGGGATGCTCGGTTTGGTGCTAGTGGTCGGGTTCGTTGTGGCGTCCGCCGCAACAGCGGGTATCCTCCGGGTTCCCGTTATTCCCGCCCTTCGCCGCGAGTAA
- a CDS encoding aspartate aminotransferase family protein has translation MATTELLSSEQIISLAKKHLIGNYTRYPVCLVRGSNSWVWDAEGNRYLDLFPGWGCGLLGHCPPRVVQAVQEQVAALIHVPNTWYTEPQALLAQAIGERTDFGGMSFFCNSGTEANEAAIKLARLNGRPKGKYKIITLTGSFHGRTYGALTATAQPKYHAGVEPMLPGFNYAAFGDLDGIAKAIDGETCAIMFEPIQGEGGVNVPPAGFVEGVRALCDQHGLLMILDEVQTGMGRTGKWFAHQHWNVKPDIVTLAKALAGGVAMGGMVAKPEVADKLKPGTHAATFGGNPLAARAALATIETIEQEGLLDRAIQIGERFRTRFLELKEKCPLVTDVRAKGAMIGVELNIEGAAVVQGCLEKGLLVNCTHQTVLRLLPALTLSDEQLEDGCDIIADVLLGLRP, from the coding sequence ATGGCCACAACCGAACTGCTTTCCAGCGAGCAGATCATCTCCCTGGCGAAGAAGCACCTGATCGGGAACTACACCCGGTACCCGGTGTGTCTCGTGCGGGGGAGCAACTCGTGGGTGTGGGACGCCGAGGGGAACCGGTACCTGGACCTCTTCCCCGGCTGGGGCTGCGGGCTACTCGGCCACTGCCCGCCGCGCGTGGTCCAGGCGGTCCAGGAGCAGGTGGCCGCGCTGATCCACGTGCCGAACACGTGGTACACCGAGCCGCAGGCGCTGCTCGCGCAAGCGATCGGCGAGCGCACGGACTTCGGCGGCATGTCGTTCTTCTGCAACAGCGGGACCGAGGCGAACGAGGCCGCGATCAAACTCGCCCGGCTCAACGGCAGGCCCAAGGGCAAGTACAAGATCATCACCCTCACCGGCAGCTTCCACGGCCGCACCTACGGCGCGCTCACCGCGACCGCCCAGCCGAAGTACCACGCCGGCGTCGAACCGATGCTCCCCGGGTTCAACTACGCCGCGTTCGGCGACCTCGACGGCATCGCCAAAGCGATCGACGGCGAGACCTGCGCGATCATGTTCGAGCCGATCCAGGGCGAGGGCGGCGTCAACGTCCCGCCGGCCGGGTTCGTGGAGGGCGTCCGCGCGTTGTGCGACCAACACGGCCTGCTGATGATCCTCGACGAGGTGCAAACCGGCATGGGGCGCACGGGGAAGTGGTTCGCGCACCAGCACTGGAACGTGAAGCCGGACATCGTGACCCTGGCCAAAGCGCTCGCGGGCGGCGTCGCGATGGGCGGAATGGTGGCGAAGCCCGAAGTGGCCGACAAGCTGAAGCCGGGCACCCACGCGGCCACCTTCGGCGGCAACCCGCTCGCCGCTCGCGCCGCGCTCGCGACCATCGAGACGATCGAGCAAGAGGGCCTGCTCGACCGCGCCATTCAGATCGGTGAACGGTTCCGGACGCGCTTCCTGGAACTCAAGGAGAAGTGCCCGCTCGTCACCGACGTCCGCGCCAAGGGCGCGATGATCGGGGTCGAGCTGAACATCGAGGGCGCGGCCGTGGTGCAGGGCTGTCTCGAAAAGGGGCTTCTCGTCAACTGCACGCACCAGACGGTCCTCCGCCTGCTCCCGGCGCTCACCCTCTCCGACGAGCAGCTCGAAGACGGCTGCGACATCATCGCGGACGTCCTGCTCGGCCTCCGTCCGTAG
- a CDS encoding pepsin/retropepsin-like aspartic protease family protein, with the protein MRINGGWYEPERQLPRAVVIGRLEAADGSWIECPFLIDTGADTTVLSAKVLYQLGRPFALAPVQLGGIGGGVETCEVHTTLRFERTDGTPADIKGAYSAFQVEDALEMSVLGYDVLHLFALIVDRPGDTVCLIHPPHRYTIQSS; encoded by the coding sequence ATGCGCATCAACGGCGGGTGGTATGAACCCGAGCGACAGTTGCCCCGCGCGGTCGTCATCGGGAGGCTCGAAGCGGCCGACGGTTCGTGGATCGAATGCCCGTTCCTGATCGACACCGGTGCGGATACGACGGTACTCTCCGCGAAGGTGTTGTACCAACTCGGTCGCCCGTTCGCACTGGCGCCGGTCCAACTCGGCGGCATCGGGGGCGGGGTCGAGACGTGTGAGGTCCACACGACCTTGCGTTTCGAACGAACCGACGGCACCCCCGCAGACATCAAAGGCGCGTATTCCGCATTCCAGGTTGAAGACGCGCTTGAGATGTCGGTATTAGGTTACGACGTACTTCACCTGTTCGCGCTGATTGTGGACCGTCCCGGCGACACGGTGTGTCTCATCCACCCTCCGCACCGCTACACCATCCAGAGCAGTTAA
- the argB gene encoding acetylglutamate kinase, whose protein sequence is MAEPDIPAAAFAAAVDRLCAHRARTVVVKLGGSAMEDPAATDACLRSVATLNRLGVPVVLVHGGGKPIDRAMAEAGLTPKKVAGRRYTDDATLAIVVRVLKDQINAGLVSKLRNLGANAFSASAALGGERLSLPGADGQPIDLGRVGKVTRVDRDLLRATLGEGTAPRAEGTPLAVIPSIARDEHNGWLNVNADTAASAVAGALSADKAIFLTDTPGVLRDRANPKSLFPKLTEAECRELIASGVIDGGMVPKVEACFEALEAGAKAALILDGRVPYSLLDVFLHDTFTGTVITR, encoded by the coding sequence ATGGCCGAACCTGACATTCCCGCCGCCGCCTTTGCCGCCGCCGTCGATCGGCTCTGCGCGCACCGCGCCCGCACCGTCGTGGTAAAGCTCGGCGGCAGCGCAATGGAAGACCCCGCGGCCACCGACGCCTGCCTGCGCTCCGTCGCCACGCTGAACCGGCTCGGCGTGCCGGTCGTTCTGGTCCACGGGGGCGGCAAGCCGATCGACCGCGCGATGGCCGAAGCCGGCCTCACCCCCAAAAAGGTTGCTGGCCGCCGCTACACCGACGACGCGACCCTCGCGATCGTGGTGCGCGTGCTGAAGGATCAGATAAACGCGGGACTCGTCTCGAAACTTCGGAACCTGGGGGCGAACGCCTTTTCGGCGAGTGCGGCGCTCGGCGGTGAGCGCCTGTCCCTTCCCGGCGCGGACGGTCAACCGATCGATTTGGGACGCGTGGGGAAGGTGACGCGGGTCGATCGCGACCTGCTTCGCGCCACCTTGGGAGAGGGCACCGCCCCCCGCGCGGAAGGTACTCCGCTCGCGGTCATCCCCTCCATCGCGCGCGACGAACACAACGGCTGGCTCAACGTCAACGCCGACACCGCGGCCTCGGCCGTCGCCGGCGCTCTCAGCGCCGACAAAGCCATCTTCCTCACCGATACCCCGGGCGTCTTGCGCGACCGGGCGAACCCGAAGTCGCTGTTCCCGAAACTCACCGAGGCCGAGTGCCGCGAGTTGATTGCGTCCGGCGTGATCGACGGGGGCATGGTGCCGAAGGTGGAAGCGTGCTTCGAGGCGCTTGAAGCGGGAGCAAAAGCGGCCCTCATTCTGGACGGCCGCGTCCCGTACTCCCTGCTGGACGTGTTCCTTCACGACACTTTCACCGGCACCGTCATTACGCGGTGA
- a CDS encoding ABC transporter ATP-binding protein, translating into MSLVVENVSKEYPTRGGTLSVLRGASLTLAPGEALAVMGPSGSGKSTLLHVLGTLDRPTGGAVTLDGTDPFALPEPALAAFRNSRIGFVFQDHHLLPQCSVLENVLVPTLVNRTTRPAETEAYARQLLDRVGLGGRLDHRPAELSGGERQRVAVARALVLKPALLLADEPTGNLDRTNARSVGELLLQLHQQERNVLVVVTHSADLANLFPRRLEMNDGTLQPA; encoded by the coding sequence ATGTCACTCGTCGTCGAAAACGTGTCGAAAGAGTACCCCACCCGCGGCGGCACACTGTCCGTGCTGCGCGGGGCGAGTCTCACGCTCGCTCCGGGCGAGGCGCTCGCCGTGATGGGGCCGTCCGGGTCCGGGAAGAGCACCCTCCTGCACGTCCTCGGCACGCTCGACCGGCCCACCGGCGGGGCCGTCACCCTCGACGGCACGGACCCGTTCGCACTGCCGGAACCGGCACTCGCGGCGTTCCGCAACTCCCGCATCGGGTTCGTGTTCCAGGACCACCACCTGCTCCCGCAGTGTTCGGTACTGGAAAACGTTCTGGTTCCCACGCTCGTGAACAGAACGACGCGGCCCGCCGAGACGGAAGCCTACGCCCGCCAGTTGCTCGACCGCGTCGGGCTCGGCGGGCGCCTCGACCACCGCCCGGCCGAGCTCTCCGGGGGCGAGCGGCAACGGGTCGCCGTGGCCCGCGCGCTCGTCCTGAAGCCCGCGCTTCTTCTCGCCGACGAGCCGACGGGCAACCTCGACCGCACCAACGCCCGGTCCGTCGGCGAACTCCTGCTGCAACTGCACCAGCAGGAACGGAACGTGCTAGTCGTGGTGACCCACAGCGCCGACCTCGCGAACCTGTTCCCGCGGCGGCTCGAAATGAACGACGGGACCCTTCAACCCGCCTGA
- the ispH gene encoding 4-hydroxy-3-methylbut-2-enyl diphosphate reductase, translating to MNIILANPRGFCAGVNMAIDALETALRLFGSPLYVYHEIVHNRPIVEKFQKLGVVFVDDIAEVPTGGTVLYSAHGVSPVIRKHSEERNLRAIDATCPLVTKVHKEAIKFAREGYTIVLIGHEGHDEVIGTMGEAPANMVLVEDAADVAALTLPADTKLAFLTQTTLSVDEARAVIEALKQKYPQVVGPNKDDICYATQNRQDAVKKLVTEADVVLVLGSQNSSNSQRLAELARTTGTPAHLIDRVSELRDEWFRADDTVLVTAGASAPEEHVQDCIDYLKRKFGASVETRTVREEDVNFPLPRELRVLTNA from the coding sequence ATGAACATCATTCTCGCGAACCCGCGGGGCTTTTGCGCCGGCGTGAACATGGCGATCGACGCGCTGGAGACGGCGCTGCGGCTGTTCGGCAGCCCGCTGTACGTCTACCACGAGATCGTTCACAACCGGCCCATCGTCGAGAAGTTTCAGAAGCTCGGCGTGGTGTTCGTGGACGACATCGCCGAGGTGCCCACCGGCGGCACGGTCCTCTACAGCGCCCACGGCGTCTCGCCGGTCATCCGCAAGCACTCCGAGGAGCGGAACCTCCGCGCCATCGACGCGACCTGCCCACTGGTCACGAAGGTGCACAAGGAAGCGATCAAGTTCGCCCGCGAGGGCTACACCATCGTGCTGATCGGCCACGAGGGGCACGACGAGGTGATCGGCACGATGGGCGAAGCCCCCGCGAACATGGTCCTCGTCGAGGACGCGGCCGACGTCGCGGCGCTCACCCTCCCGGCCGACACCAAACTCGCGTTCCTCACCCAGACGACGCTGAGCGTGGACGAGGCGAGGGCCGTGATCGAGGCGCTCAAGCAGAAGTACCCCCAGGTGGTGGGGCCGAACAAGGACGACATCTGCTACGCGACCCAGAACCGCCAGGACGCGGTGAAGAAGCTCGTGACCGAAGCGGACGTGGTCCTCGTCCTCGGCAGCCAGAACAGCTCGAACAGCCAGCGGCTGGCCGAACTCGCCCGCACCACGGGGACGCCCGCGCACCTCATCGATCGCGTGTCCGAGCTACGGGACGAGTGGTTCCGGGCGGACGACACGGTTCTGGTCACCGCCGGCGCCAGCGCGCCGGAGGAACACGTGCAGGACTGCATCGACTACTTGAAACGCAAGTTCGGCGCGTCGGTCGAAACGCGCACGGTGCGCGAGGAGGACGTGAACTTCCCGTTGCCCCGTGAACTGCGGGTCCTTACGAACGCGTGA
- a CDS encoding DUF3817 domain-containing protein: MLESPVGRVRAAGFVEGISALVLFFVAMPLKYAPPAGSETALLGKEVVFYVGAVHGALFIAYALVTFLAWGQGALRFPHVAMAAVASIVPFGPFVIDRRLKAVERQQPDTAEVHG, from the coding sequence GTGCTTGAATCACCGGTCGGCCGCGTGCGTGCCGCGGGCTTTGTTGAGGGGATCTCGGCGCTCGTTCTTTTCTTCGTCGCGATGCCACTGAAGTACGCCCCGCCGGCAGGCTCGGAGACGGCACTGCTTGGCAAAGAGGTCGTGTTCTACGTTGGCGCAGTGCACGGCGCGCTGTTCATCGCGTACGCGCTCGTCACCTTTCTCGCATGGGGGCAAGGCGCGCTGCGGTTCCCGCACGTCGCGATGGCCGCGGTCGCGTCGATTGTGCCGTTCGGGCCGTTCGTCATCGACCGGCGGTTGAAGGCCGTGGAGAGGCAACAACCGGACACGGCGGAGGTTCACGGGTAG
- a CDS encoding DUF6370 family protein — protein sequence MLRIALALALGFAAITIAGTATSVRAEDKKDETKKLEGKLTCTKCALSETDKCGHALLVKKDGKEVKYYLKDKGAKESYHGKCCTADVDATVTGKVVEKDKKLTIEDPKVEIKK from the coding sequence ATGCTGCGGATCGCACTCGCGCTCGCGCTCGGCTTCGCCGCAATCACCATCGCCGGAACCGCCACGAGCGTCCGCGCCGAAGACAAGAAGGACGAGACCAAGAAGCTCGAAGGCAAGCTCACCTGCACCAAGTGCGCCCTGAGCGAGACCGACAAGTGCGGCCACGCCCTGCTCGTCAAAAAGGACGGTAAGGAAGTGAAGTACTACCTGAAAGACAAGGGCGCCAAAGAGTCGTACCACGGCAAGTGCTGCACGGCCGACGTGGACGCGACCGTCACCGGCAAGGTCGTCGAGAAGGACAAGAAGCTGACGATCGAAGACCCCAAGGTCGAGATCAAGAAGTAA
- the argH gene encoding argininosuccinate lyase, whose protein sequence is MSQKTWGGRFSGGTDSRVEQFTESISFDRRLYRHDIIGSQAHARMLAEVGLLTPAEADQIVSALDEIGAQIDAGKMEFSVSLEDIHTHIERALIAKLGDTGRKLHTARSRNDQVVTDLKLWTRDAIDELDGLLTELQRAFVHSAEREWGVIIPGYTHLQRAQPVLASHYFLAYVEKFQRDRERLADCRTRVNVLPLGAAALAGTSLPIDRDSVRAKLGFESVARNSLDVSSDRDFALEFVFVLSLVATHLSGWAEEWVIWSTTEFNFLDLPDAFCTGSSIMPHKKNPDVLELTRGKSGRVIGALQQLFVLVKGLPLAYNRDLQEDKTAIFDAFDTVAGCLAVAAPLVQQTKLRREVIASRLDAGFLDATTLMEALIARGVPMRSAHEAVGNLVRECEQRKCRLADLPDAQFDATAPGHGAEVKASLGVSNAIDAFTSYGSTARTEVEKQLAGWKARLGM, encoded by the coding sequence ATGAGCCAGAAGACGTGGGGCGGGCGGTTCTCGGGCGGGACGGATTCGCGCGTGGAGCAGTTCACCGAGTCGATCAGTTTCGACCGCCGGTTGTACCGGCACGACATCATCGGTAGCCAGGCGCACGCCCGGATGCTGGCCGAAGTCGGGCTCCTTACCCCGGCCGAAGCGGATCAGATCGTTTCCGCTCTGGACGAGATCGGCGCACAAATCGATGCGGGTAAGATGGAGTTTTCCGTCTCGCTCGAAGACATCCACACGCACATCGAGCGGGCGCTGATCGCGAAACTCGGCGACACCGGCCGGAAGCTGCACACCGCGCGCAGCCGGAACGATCAGGTGGTGACGGATCTGAAGCTCTGGACCCGCGACGCCATCGACGAGTTGGACGGACTCCTCACCGAGTTGCAACGGGCGTTCGTTCACTCTGCCGAGCGCGAGTGGGGCGTCATCATCCCCGGCTACACGCACTTGCAGCGCGCGCAACCGGTTCTGGCTTCGCACTACTTCCTCGCTTACGTCGAAAAGTTCCAGCGCGACCGCGAGCGGCTGGCCGACTGCCGCACGCGCGTCAACGTCCTCCCGCTCGGCGCCGCGGCCCTGGCGGGCACGTCGCTGCCGATCGACCGCGACTCCGTTCGGGCCAAGCTCGGCTTCGAATCGGTGGCCCGCAACAGTCTCGACGTGTCCAGCGACCGCGACTTCGCGCTGGAATTCGTGTTCGTCCTCTCGCTCGTCGCCACGCACCTGAGCGGATGGGCCGAGGAGTGGGTGATCTGGAGCACAACCGAGTTCAATTTCCTCGACCTACCGGATGCGTTTTGCACCGGGTCGAGCATCATGCCGCACAAGAAGAACCCCGACGTGTTGGAACTCACGCGGGGCAAGTCCGGGCGCGTGATCGGCGCGCTGCAACAGCTTTTCGTGCTCGTGAAGGGATTGCCGCTCGCGTACAACCGCGACCTTCAGGAAGACAAGACCGCGATCTTCGACGCCTTTGACACGGTGGCCGGTTGCCTCGCGGTCGCCGCCCCGCTCGTGCAGCAGACCAAGCTCCGCCGCGAGGTGATCGCCTCTCGGCTGGACGCCGGTTTCCTCGACGCCACCACGCTCATGGAAGCCCTGATCGCTCGCGGCGTACCGATGCGCTCGGCCCACGAGGCCGTCGGCAACCTCGTCCGGGAGTGCGAACAGCGAAAGTGCCGGCTCGCGGACCTCCCCGACGCGCAGTTCGACGCAACGGCTCCCGGCCACGGCGCCGAGGTGAAGGCGTCACTCGGCGTGTCGAACGCGATCGATGCGTTCACGAGCTACGGTTCGACTGCGCGAACGGAAGTGGAGAAACAATTGGCGGGCTGGAAAGCGCGCCTGGGGATGTGA